In Asticcacaulis sp. SL142, the sequence TCGGTGCACGGTAAGTTCCCGGCCGAGGTCAAGGTCGAAGGTGATAGCATCGTGATCAACGCCAATGGCCGCACCTATGCCCCCATTAAGGTCACGGCGATCAAGAACCCGGCTGAACTGCCTCACAAAGCGCTGAACGTCGATATCGCCTTTGAATGTACCGGTATCTTCACGTCCAAGGACAAGGCTCTGGCCCATATCGAAGCCGGTGCCAAGAAGGTCATTATCTCCGCGCCTGGCGACAATGCCGACAAAACCATCGTTTACGGCGTCAACCACGACACCTTAAGCGCTGATGATGTGGTCATCTCCAACGCCTCGTGCACCACCAACTGCCTGTCGCCGGTCGCCAAGGTCTTATCCGACCTGTGCGGCATTGAGCGCGGCTACATGACCACCATCCACTCCTACACCGGTGACCAGCCGACGCTCGACACCATGCACAAGGACCTGTACCGCGCCCGCGCAGCCGCCCTGAGCATGATCCCGACCTCGACCGGCGCTGCCAAGGCCGTCGGCCTCGTCCTGCCGCACCTTAAGGGCAAGCTTGACGGGTCTTCAATCCGCGTGCCGACCCCTAACGTGTCGGTCGTTGACCTTAAAATCGTGCCGTCGCGTCCGGTCACCAAGGAAGAAGTCAATGCCGCCATCATCGCTGCCGCTGACGGCCCGATGAAGGGCGTTCTGGCCTATACCGATGAGCCACTGGTGTCTTCGGACTTTAACCACAATCCGGCGTCATCGACCTTTGCGCTCAACCAGACGCAAGTGATCGACGGTCAGTTCGTGCGCATCCTGACCTGGTACGACAACGAATGGGGCTTCTCGACCCGCATGGCCGATACCGCCGTGGCTTTTGGGAAATTCCTTTAGTATCATGGGGGAAAACCGGTTTTCCCCCATGTGCCCCCTTGCCGATACGGAGAAAAAGTTCCTTGGGGCGGCCCTTCGGAACTTTTTCACTTTTACAGCAGACCTGAAAATGAATAACTCCGCTCACCCAAGCGACGTTTTAAGCTCCATAAGTGGAGAAACCGTCCTCAGTGCCTGGGCGCAAGAAATGGCGTTCTACGGCCCCGATGATAACGGCCTATTCATTCATCCCGACTTTGATTTTATCCAAGCCAATGTCTTGGAAATGCGAATGCTTAGTGGCAAGACTGTTCATTTTACCACGGCCCAGAACGACGTTGATTGGGAATTGTGGCCCCACCTCGTACCTGAAACCAAAAATCTGATTTCCGATCTCGGAAGCGGCTTTTTCAGAACGAGACATATGCCCGAATTCCCTTTGGGAATCATTGATGAAATTGAGCGGCCCACCACCACTGAAACAGGTTTGCAAATCATCAGATTAAAAATAGGCACTGCGCAAGTGATACTCCGAGCCGGTGAAGTTGATGAAGGCTTTAATGGCAAACTTACCATTCATGACCGGGACGAATGCGTGCTCATTTTTTTAAGTGAGCAGGCCCACAGTAAGACTATTTTTAATGCACCTGTTTATGAAGTACCAAATTACTAAGCTCCGCTCTTGATGCACTACAACGAGAGCTTTAAGCGATCATCATTTCTGCTCATCATAGGAGCCCTCATGCCTTTTAAAACCCTAGACAGCCTCAAAGACGTAGCCGGTAAGACCGCGCTTGTACGGGTTGATTTCAACGTCCCCGTCGATGGCGGCACAATTACCGACGACACCCGCCTGCGCGTCGCGTTACCGACCATTCAGAAACTGACCAACAAAGGCATGAAGGTCGCCCTGCTGGCCCACTTTGATCGCCCCAAGGGCAAGGTCGTGCCGGAAATGAGCCTGGCTTTCGTGGCCCCCGCCCTGTCGAACCTTTTGGAAGCACCCGTATCGTTCAGCGATGACTGCGTAGGTGACGCCACCAAAGCCCTGATCACCAATATGGCTAATGGCGGCGTGATCCTGCTCGAAAACGTCCGCTTTCATGCTGGCGAAGAGACAAACGATCCTGAGTTTGCCGCACAATTGGCCGCTATGGGCGACATCTATGTCAATGACGCCTTTTCCGCCGCCCACCGCGCCCACGCCTCGACCGAAGGCGTCGCCCACCTGATCCCGGCCTATGCGGGCGAATCCATGCGCCGTGAGCTTGAAGCACTTGATGCCGCCCTCGGCACACCGGTGCGTCCGGTCATCGGCATTGTCGGCGGCTCAAAAGTCTCAACCAAGCTTGATTTGCTGAAAAACCTCGTCACCCGCCTTGATACCCTGTCGATCGGCGGCGGCATGGCCAACACCTTCCTTTACGCCCTCGGCTACGATATTGGCGGATCGCTCTGTGAAAAGGACATGGCCGACACCGCGCGCGAAATCATGAAGCTGGCCGATGAAAACCACTGCGAGATCCTGCTGCCAGTCGATGTGGTCGTGGCGACTGAGTTCAAGGCCCACGCCCCGTCGCGCGAAATCTCGATTGATGAGGCGCTCACCCCTGACGATAAAATATTTGACGCAGGTGCGAAGACCGTGGATATTCTGAAAGACGCTATTTCTAAATCTAAAACCCTTATTTGGAACGGCCCTTTGGGCGTATTTGAACTGCCACCATTTGATAAAGCCACCGTAGAGGCCGCCCATTTTGCGGCAGCGCAAACCAAGGCCAAGCTTCTGACCGCTGTCGCCGGTGGCGGCGATACGGTTGCCGCCCTCAATCACGCCGGTGTTGTGGATGACATGACGTTTGTCTCAACGGCCGGTGGCGCGTTTCTTGAATGGATGGAAGGCAAGGAACTACCCGGTGTTGCGGCTTTAAACGGCTGAGGCGCGGATCACACAGTTAACCACCTCAAAGGATTGAGTTTTTGATCCTTTGAGGTCTATAATGATCAATACCATAACAAAAAAAGGGCTGTTAACAGGCAGCCATGACCAAAACTTAAAGACCATAACCTTCGCCGCGCTGGCATATTTTGACGCGGCGTTCATGAGTAAACACGAAGCATGAAAGAGGGAAAATTCCATGGCTCGTATCAGTTTACGCCAGCTTCTCGACCACGCGGCCGAGAATAATTACGGCGTACCAGCCTTTAATATCAATAATATGGAACAAGGGCTGGCCGTCCTTGATGCCGCCCGCGCCACGGAATCACCCGTGATCATTCAGGCCTCCCGCGGGGCCCGCAACTACGCCCACGACATCATGCTGTCCAAGATGATCGAGGCGCTGATTGAAATCTATCCGGAAATTCCACTGGTGATGCATCAGGACCACGGTAACTCACCGGCAACCTGCGCCACCGCCATTCAGAACGGGTTTACGTCCGTTATGATGGACGGCTCGCTCAAGGCCGATGCCAAGACCCCGGCTGATTTTGAATATAACGTCAATGTCACCAAGACCGTTGTCGACTTCGCCCATGCCTGCGGCGTGTCGGTCGAGGGCGAACTGGGTGTCTTGGGTTCACTTGAAACCGGCATGGGTGAGGCCGAAGATGGTCACGGCGCCGAAGGCGTGCTCGACCACTCGCAGCTTTTGACCGACCCGGATCAGGCCGTCGATTTCGTCGCTCAGACCGGCGTTGACGCTTTGGCTATCGCGATGGGCACCTCCCACGGCGCCTATAAGTTTTCGCGCAAGCCGGACGGCGAAGTGCTGGCCATGAACGTGATTGAGGAAATCCATAAGCGCCTGCCCAATACCCACCTTGTCATGCACGGCTCATCATCGGTGCCGCAGGACCTTCAGGACGTGATCAACGCCTATGGTGGCAAGATGCCGCAAACCTACGGCGTGCCGGTCGAAGAACTGCAAAAGGCCATCAAGATCGGCGTTCGTAAAATCAATATCGACACCGACTGCCGCATGGCGATCACCGGCGTGGTTCGCAAATATCTGATGGAAAACCCCGAAGGCTTCGATCCGCGCGGTTATTTGAAACCTGCCAAGGAAGCGATGCAAAAGGTCTGTCATGACCGCTTCGTGGAATTTGGCACCGCCGGCAATGCCTCAAAAATCAAGGCCCGCTCGCTGGCCTCAATGGCCAAATATTACCTCTAAAATTTGAAAAATTTAACTGAAAAGCCCTGCCCTAACCGGCGGGGCTTTTTATTCCTCAGACAATTTGACGATTTTTCTTCAATACTGTGACAGTGCGGTCACATAACACCTAAAATGTGACGATTTAATATAGTATACGGCAGTCAATATACCATAATGCAATTTAACCTCCCCTTGCCATAATCAGTAGGGGATCAGGTATGAAATCGAGTAAACTATTCTTAAAATTAATGCAGGGCACGGCTGTGACCTTGGCTTTGGCCGTTGCGCTGCCCGTCGTGGCTCAGGAAACAAAAGGGGCCAGCGACGCCACTTCTGACACCACCGAGACCTCTGAAGACGAGGATATCAGCACGGTAGTTGTCACCGGCTCACGCATCCGTCACCGCGGTGCCTAAAGCGCCACTCCAACCTCAGTCATCAGCGCCGACACAATTCAGAAAACCTCGCCGCGTCAGATCGCCGATCTGGTCAATCAGTTGCCCGCCCTTGTCATTTCTCAGAGTGATCAGACCAGCAACCATAACCGCGACAAGGACTCGATGGATCAGGGCCATCCCGGCCTTAACGCGCTCGACCTGCGGGGTTTAGGCACCAAGCGCACCCTCGTTCTGGTCAATGGCCGCCGCCATGTTCCGGGTGCGCCGGGCACATCTGCGGTGGATATCTCGACGATTCCGTCAAGCCTTGTGGAGCGGGTCGAAGTCATCACGGGCGGGGCCTCGGCCCTTTATGGTGCCGATGCCGTAGCCGGGGTCGCCAACTTCATTATGAGAAAGAATTTTGAGGGCATCGACAGTAACGTGCGTTACGGCAACTCTGCCCGCAACGATATGCCGAGCTACGATTTCGATCTGCTGTACGGTAAGAACTTCGCCGAGGGCAAGGGCAACTTCACCCTGTTTGGCTATTACGGCAAATCTGATGGCACCGTCAGCGGTCAGGACCGCCCGTGGACGGCGACCGGCAATCCGTGGTGGGGTCGCATCGGGTCGGGCGCTACAGCCTATAACTATATTATCGACGGTCGCCGCAATCTGGGATATTCGCCGCGCGCCCAGGTGCTGCTGGGGGGCAAGCCCTACACCTTTAATGATGACGGCACATTACGCGATCCTATTCTGGGGCCATCGGGCATACTGAAAAACACCTATGATATGAGCTTGCCGGAAACCATCGCCAATCTGGAAACTGATGGCGGCGAATATGGTGGGCGCTATGATAACTGGATGCTGTCCGTCCCCAATGACCGCTTTATCACCCATGCCACGGTAAACTATGAGCTGACGCCGAACCTGCGCTATTTCCTTGAGCTTGATTACGCCACCAACAAGTCCCGTGGCGAATACGGCATGTGGTGGGAAGGTGCCTCCAACTGGCTGTGGGAAGGCAACCCATTCATCACCAGTGAAATGATCGCGGCCAATGGCGGCAGCTTACCCTATGTCGCGTTCGCCCGCCAGTTCCCGGAAATGGGCAAATCCAGCACCGAATATCAGCGTGACCTCTCTCAAGTCGTCACCGGCTTTGAGGGCGACCTGCCCGGCCTGTTCCGTGACCATGACTGGACCTGGTCGGGCTACTATTCCTACGGCAAAACCGAGGAAACCATTCAGGATCGCAATAGCGTCTCCAACGAGCGCTATATGCGGGCGCTCGACGCCGTATCCGGCCCGGGCGGCACCCCGATCTGCTCGGTCAATTCGGACGCAGATACGTCAAACGATGACCCCAACTGCGTGGCGCTTAATCCCTTTAAACCGCTCACTCAGGATGTCATAGACTATATGACCTTTAACCCCAGTGCATCCAAATCCTCCCTTGAGCAGCAAGTCTTTTCCGCTTACGCGACGGGTGGTTTGTTCACTTTGCCGGCAGGTGAGGTGCAGGCGGTGATCGGCGCTGAGTATCGTAAGGAAAAGAACCACATCGGTGCGGTGGCAGAATATGACCCCAACAATCCGGCCTATGTGCCTGATTATGGTGTCGTCCAAAATCCGCTGATCGGGGAGTTTGATGTCAAAGAAGCGTTCGGGGAACTGAGTGTCCCGATTCTGGCGGATCTGCCGTTTGCTTATAAATTGTCAGTAGATGCGGCCATGCGGGCGTCGGATTACTCAACGGCGGGCAAGACGACCTCCTATAAGTACGGCCTGCAATACGCGCCGGTACGGGATTTGCGTCTGCGCGCCACCTATGGCAAGGCCGTGCGTGCGCCCAATATCAGTGAGGTTTTCACCGCCTCATCGGTAAGCGGCCAGTGGTTGTACGACCCCTGCAACTATTATATGAACTACCGCGTCGAAACCACGGCGGACACAAAAGCCAACTGCGCGGCGCTTAGCCCGACCAACAGCAACTTCTACTGGCTGTGGACGGATGTCGAAAAAAAGGGCAACCCTGATCTGAAGGTCGAAACGGCCAAGACCTTGACGGTCGGCCTTGTGGCGCAACCGCGCTTCATGAAAAACCTTACCATGTCGGTGGACTATTATGACATTGACCTGAGCGATGTTATCGCTTCGATCGAGCCTCAAACCATCATCAACAAGTGCATCGACAACCCGATGGACGGCAACCCCTATTGCGATCTGGTTGTACGTGAAGCGGGCACCAACAACCTCATTGGCGTTGTTAAGCAGAACATCAACCTGGCGAAGCGCACCAACCGCGGCATCGATATGGAATTCGACTACTTTGTCGACCTGTCGGCCTGGGGCTGGGGCAGTAAGAGCGGCCGCCTGGCGGTCAATTCGGTTTACACGCGCCTGCTTGAGAACAAGATCACGCCCGATCCGGATAACCCTCAGAACGTCACCGATACGCTGGGTGTCTTTGGTTTCCCGGAATGGAAGGGCGTGACCCGCGTCTCCTATGCCAACGGCCCTCTGTGGCTGAGCTGGAACCTGCGTCACTATTCACCCATGCGCATGAACACGACTATCACGCCTGAGAACTACCACCCGTATAAGACTAAGCCGGTGTTCTATAGCGACGTCTACGCCTACTATCAGCTTAAGCCGAATGTGAACATCGGTGTCGGTATCAGCAATGTCTTTGATACCCCGCCGCCGCGCTACCCCGGCGCCGAAGCCGGTGGCGCCTATTTCGGTGACGAAGGCTGGCAATCAGGCGTCTTTGACGTCATCGGCCAGAGTGCTTTTGTCACTCTAAAGTTCAAGCGCTGATAATCAACATGATCTAACAAGAGCCCTGCCCTCACCGGCAGGGCTTTTTTGTGCAAGAGTGCACAGCCCCGTTGACACACCGGAGGCCTTTCTGATTAATAACCGCATCCCTCGGGGAGTAGCCGGAGCCGCGTATCAGGTTCCCGCCGTGTCGTCAGCACGTAGTCCTGCACAGGACTTCCGGCACGGTAACCGCGCTTAAGTTTCAACGCGCGGACGGCAAGACCGGGACTGGTTCACACCACCCGTCTGTCCTTTTGAGAGCACCCATTATGATGTCTGTCGGTACGCCGTTATTATGGTCTGCGTTTGCGGCCTTCGTTGTTGTCGCTCTGTTGATCGACTTTTTCGCCATGAACAAACAGGGGGCCCATAAGGTCTCCATGAAAGAAGCCACCATATGGTCGGTGATCTGGGTGGCGGTCAGCTTTATATTTGTGGGTCTTTTGTGGTGGTATATGGGCGGCACCGGCACCGATGCCGCCGCCAAACAGTTAGCCGACACCAAAGCTTTAGAGTTCGTGACCGGCTATGTGGTCGAAAAGGCGCTGGCGGTCGATAATATCTTCGTCTTCCTGATGCTGTTCACCTATTTCGCTGTGCCGGCGGAATATCAAAAACGTGCGCTGATGATCGGGATTCTGGTGGCGCTGGTGTTACGCGGGGCGCTGATTCTGGTCGGGGCCTGGCTGATCGCGCAGTTCCACTGGATTCTGTATCTGTTCGGTGCGTTTCTGGTGTTCACCGGCATCAAGA encodes:
- the gap gene encoding type I glyceraldehyde-3-phosphate dehydrogenase; the protein is MALRVAINGFGRIGRLVLRSIIENDRTDIEVVAINDLGPVETNAHLLRYDSVHGKFPAEVKVEGDSIVINANGRTYAPIKVTAIKNPAELPHKALNVDIAFECTGIFTSKDKALAHIEAGAKKVIISAPGDNADKTIVYGVNHDTLSADDVVISNASCTTNCLSPVAKVLSDLCGIERGYMTTIHSYTGDQPTLDTMHKDLYRARAAALSMIPTSTGAAKAVGLVLPHLKGKLDGSSIRVPTPNVSVVDLKIVPSRPVTKEEVNAAIIAAADGPMKGVLAYTDEPLVSSDFNHNPASSTFALNQTQVIDGQFVRILTWYDNEWGFSTRMADTAVAFGKFL
- a CDS encoding TonB-dependent receptor domain-containing protein; the protein is MLSVPNDRFITHATVNYELTPNLRYFLELDYATNKSRGEYGMWWEGASNWLWEGNPFITSEMIAANGGSLPYVAFARQFPEMGKSSTEYQRDLSQVVTGFEGDLPGLFRDHDWTWSGYYSYGKTEETIQDRNSVSNERYMRALDAVSGPGGTPICSVNSDADTSNDDPNCVALNPFKPLTQDVIDYMTFNPSASKSSLEQQVFSAYATGGLFTLPAGEVQAVIGAEYRKEKNHIGAVAEYDPNNPAYVPDYGVVQNPLIGEFDVKEAFGELSVPILADLPFAYKLSVDAAMRASDYSTAGKTTSYKYGLQYAPVRDLRLRATYGKAVRAPNISEVFTASSVSGQWLYDPCNYYMNYRVETTADTKANCAALSPTNSNFYWLWTDVEKKGNPDLKVETAKTLTVGLVAQPRFMKNLTMSVDYYDIDLSDVIASIEPQTIINKCIDNPMDGNPYCDLVVREAGTNNLIGVVKQNINLAKRTNRGIDMEFDYFVDLSAWGWGSKSGRLAVNSVYTRLLENKITPDPDNPQNVTDTLGVFGFPEWKGVTRVSYANGPLWLSWNLRHYSPMRMNTTITPENYHPYKTKPVFYSDVYAYYQLKPNVNIGVGISNVFDTPPPRYPGAEAGGAYFGDEGWQSGVFDVIGQSAFVTLKFKR
- a CDS encoding phosphoglycerate kinase yields the protein MPFKTLDSLKDVAGKTALVRVDFNVPVDGGTITDDTRLRVALPTIQKLTNKGMKVALLAHFDRPKGKVVPEMSLAFVAPALSNLLEAPVSFSDDCVGDATKALITNMANGGVILLENVRFHAGEETNDPEFAAQLAAMGDIYVNDAFSAAHRAHASTEGVAHLIPAYAGESMRRELEALDAALGTPVRPVIGIVGGSKVSTKLDLLKNLVTRLDTLSIGGGMANTFLYALGYDIGGSLCEKDMADTAREIMKLADENHCEILLPVDVVVATEFKAHAPSREISIDEALTPDDKIFDAGAKTVDILKDAISKSKTLIWNGPLGVFELPPFDKATVEAAHFAAAQTKAKLLTAVAGGGDTVAALNHAGVVDDMTFVSTAGGAFLEWMEGKELPGVAALNG
- the fba gene encoding class II fructose-bisphosphate aldolase (catalyzes the reversible aldol condensation of dihydroxyacetonephosphate and glyceraldehyde 3-phosphate in the Calvin cycle, glycolysis, and/or gluconeogenesis); protein product: MARISLRQLLDHAAENNYGVPAFNINNMEQGLAVLDAARATESPVIIQASRGARNYAHDIMLSKMIEALIEIYPEIPLVMHQDHGNSPATCATAIQNGFTSVMMDGSLKADAKTPADFEYNVNVTKTVVDFAHACGVSVEGELGVLGSLETGMGEAEDGHGAEGVLDHSQLLTDPDQAVDFVAQTGVDALAIAMGTSHGAYKFSRKPDGEVLAMNVIEEIHKRLPNTHLVMHGSSSVPQDLQDVINAYGGKMPQTYGVPVEELQKAIKIGVRKINIDTDCRMAITGVVRKYLMENPEGFDPRGYLKPAKEAMQKVCHDRFVEFGTAGNASKIKARSLASMAKYYL